One Syntrophales bacterium genomic window carries:
- the aspS gene encoding aspartate--tRNA ligase, producing MKRTHYCGELTVSDIGREVILMGWVHRRRDHGGVIFVDLRDRSGIVQIVFNPEFNPEPHREAHRIRNEYVISIKGVVRRRPEGMENFELKTGEIEVFADKLNILSEARTPPFVIDGATEISENIRLKYRYLDLRRPSVQRNIILRSHAAAVTREYFYNAGFIEVETPFLTKSTPEGARDYLVPSRIYPGSFYALPQSPQLFKQLLMIAGFDRYFQIVRCFRDEDLRADRQPEFTQVDVEMSFAEEDDIIATIESYMADLFGKCLDRELKIPFPRLTYQEAISRYGKDNPDLRFGLEMVDLTDILANTAFNAFREVIAAGGVVKAIKLSDARTVSRKDLDEFRDYAANYGAKGLAWARIQKDSWVSPIAKFLSPQEMAGIESCVGAKEGDVLLFVADAPSVVHESLGNLRIYIAQRMNLISPDEFAFAWITDFPLFEYSETEKRLVSVHHPFTAPKTEDLGILDDAPDRVRARAYDLVLNGAEIGGGSIRIHNPKLQKKIFDVLNLSSEEVQIKFGFFLEALEYGAPPHGGIALGFDRLVMMMAGAETIREVIAFPKTQKAACPLTEAPSRVSVEQLLELSLKVVQ from the coding sequence GTGAAAAGAACACATTACTGTGGTGAACTAACGGTTAGCGATATAGGTAGGGAAGTTATCCTTATGGGATGGGTACACAGGAGGAGGGATCATGGCGGGGTTATCTTTGTGGATCTTCGTGATAGAAGCGGGATCGTCCAGATTGTATTCAACCCGGAATTCAATCCCGAACCTCACAGAGAGGCCCACCGTATTAGAAATGAATATGTAATATCCATTAAGGGAGTGGTCAGACGCCGTCCCGAGGGAATGGAAAACTTCGAGCTCAAAACGGGAGAAATTGAGGTTTTTGCAGATAAGCTCAACATTTTAAGTGAAGCTCGGACACCTCCATTCGTGATCGATGGAGCGACGGAGATTTCTGAAAATATCCGTTTGAAATACCGTTATCTTGATTTGAGACGACCCTCTGTTCAGAGAAATATCATATTGAGAAGTCATGCTGCTGCTGTCACAAGGGAGTACTTCTACAATGCTGGATTTATAGAGGTAGAAACACCATTTCTCACTAAAAGCACACCGGAAGGTGCGCGGGACTACCTTGTGCCCAGTAGGATCTATCCTGGGTCATTCTATGCCCTACCTCAATCACCCCAACTTTTTAAGCAGTTGCTTATGATCGCTGGTTTTGATCGGTATTTCCAGATAGTGCGGTGTTTCCGTGATGAAGACTTGAGGGCAGATCGTCAACCTGAGTTTACACAGGTTGATGTGGAGATGTCGTTTGCAGAAGAGGATGACATAATAGCTACAATAGAAAGCTATATGGCAGATTTGTTCGGGAAATGTCTGGACCGTGAATTGAAAATTCCTTTTCCCCGCTTGACTTACCAGGAAGCGATATCTCGTTATGGAAAGGATAATCCGGATCTTCGTTTTGGTTTGGAGATGGTGGATCTGACCGATATTCTGGCAAATACGGCCTTTAATGCCTTCCGTGAGGTAATTGCCGCAGGTGGTGTCGTAAAAGCCATTAAGTTAAGCGATGCAAGAACAGTGTCTAGAAAGGATCTGGATGAATTTCGCGACTACGCAGCGAATTACGGCGCAAAAGGCCTTGCTTGGGCCCGCATACAGAAAGACAGTTGGGTATCTCCAATTGCCAAGTTTCTATCCCCACAGGAGATGGCAGGCATCGAATCGTGTGTAGGGGCTAAGGAAGGAGATGTACTACTCTTTGTAGCTGATGCACCATCAGTTGTGCACGAATCTTTGGGGAATCTCCGTATTTACATTGCTCAAAGAATGAATCTCATAAGTCCCGATGAATTTGCCTTCGCCTGGATTACCGACTTCCCTCTTTTTGAATACAGCGAAACAGAAAAACGGCTTGTCTCGGTCCATCATCCGTTCACAGCACCAAAGACAGAAGATCTCGGAATCCTGGATGACGCTCCCGACCGTGTTAGAGCCAGAGCTTACGATCTTGTTCTGAATGGCGCGGAAATAGGCGGGGGAAGTATCAGGATTCACAATCCCAAGTTGCAGAAGAAAATTTTTGATGTGCTCAATTTGAGTTCGGAGGAAGTACAAATTAAATTTGGCTTCTTTCTCGAAGCATTGGAATACGGCGCTCCACCTCATGGCGGGATAGCGCTTGGTTTCGACAGACTGGTTATGATGATGGCGGGTGCAGAAACGATAAGAGAGGTTATAGCCTTCCCGAAAACTCAGAAGGCAGCGTGCCCCCTAACAGAAGCACCATCCCGCGTAAGTGTGGAACAGTTGCTTGAACTTTCCTTGAAGGTTGTGCAGTAA
- the hisS gene encoding histidine--tRNA ligase — protein MNIKAVKGFKDILPQDSPKWRFVEEKAREIFSHFGFREIRVPVLEKTELFRRSIGESTDIVEKEMYTFLDKSDEYLSLRPEATASIIRAFIEHHLYTVDPIAKLYTIGPMFRRERPQKGRLRQFHQIDVEILGYNDPRIDAELILMLVQFLKDVGLRDYQIEVNSLGCSSCRPIFREAIVDYLNKREWDLCQDCQRRLYVNPLRVFDCKVPSCGEIVNFAPSIKDYLCESCNSHFAVFCESLARFAIPYQVNAKMVRGLDYYTRTAFEITTTALGAQNAVAGGGRYDGLVKSLGGPDIPGIGFAVGMERLLEIIPNPPELREENPFLFIAALGELAQSLAYHLCNTLRINGIPVEMNYCERSLKSQLKRADKLRCPYTLIIGESEIQENKAILRDMRSSEQVLICLNDVFEKIQWLYREGKR, from the coding sequence GTGAACATAAAGGCGGTAAAAGGTTTTAAGGATATTTTACCTCAGGATTCCCCTAAGTGGCGATTTGTAGAAGAAAAGGCTAGAGAGATTTTTTCTCATTTCGGGTTCCGGGAAATAAGGGTGCCCGTATTAGAGAAAACGGAGCTTTTTCGTAGGAGTATTGGAGAATCCACGGATATTGTGGAAAAGGAGATGTACACGTTTCTTGATAAGAGTGATGAGTATCTTTCCTTAAGACCTGAAGCGACAGCTTCTATCATAAGGGCATTCATCGAGCATCACCTGTATACAGTTGATCCTATTGCAAAACTGTACACCATAGGTCCTATGTTTCGTCGGGAACGTCCACAGAAAGGCAGATTACGTCAGTTTCATCAAATTGATGTGGAAATCTTGGGTTACAACGATCCCAGGATCGATGCAGAGCTGATTCTCATGCTTGTTCAGTTTCTGAAAGATGTGGGACTGCGGGACTATCAAATAGAGGTCAATTCCCTGGGTTGCTCAAGCTGTCGTCCTATTTTTAGAGAGGCAATTGTAGATTATCTTAATAAAAGGGAATGGGATCTCTGTCAGGACTGTCAGCGTCGCCTCTATGTTAATCCATTGAGGGTTTTTGATTGTAAGGTGCCTTCCTGCGGGGAAATAGTGAATTTCGCACCTTCAATAAAAGACTATCTATGCGAAAGTTGCAACAGTCACTTCGCTGTTTTCTGTGAATCCCTTGCACGTTTTGCAATACCTTATCAAGTTAATGCAAAGATGGTCAGAGGACTTGATTACTACACCCGAACAGCATTTGAGATTACTACAACTGCCCTTGGTGCCCAGAATGCAGTGGCTGGTGGCGGACGCTACGATGGGCTTGTTAAATCCCTGGGTGGACCCGACATTCCAGGGATAGGGTTTGCGGTAGGTATGGAAAGGCTCCTCGAAATAATTCCTAATCCACCGGAGCTTCGGGAAGAAAACCCGTTTCTCTTTATTGCTGCTCTGGGTGAACTTGCCCAGTCTTTGGCCTATCATCTGTGTAACACCTTGCGTATAAATGGAATACCTGTGGAAATGAATTACTGTGAAAGGAGTTTGAAGAGTCAGCTTAAAAGAGCAGATAAGCTCCGTTGTCCTTATACTTTGATAATCGGGGAGAGCGAGATACAGGAAAATAAAGCAATTCTTAGGGATATGAGAAGTAGCGAGCAGGTTTTAATTTGCCTTAATGATGTCTTTGAGAAAATCCAGTGGCTTTATAGAGAGGGAAAAAGGTGA
- a CDS encoding DNA internalization-related competence protein ComEC/Rec2, with protein METPLIFPLISLIGGIVLSFKSQIEFSVIVGALFASFLVILLSRYLNRPLLSLLSVFAGFFFLGLLTYHLHFYSEVPANHVVNFVSNEKIALEGVVSEIPLFTSERTEFVLSASYIYNQNGQPMPVQGKVFAVGPPNMSVDYGHYVHLKTRLRKPTNFENPGRFDYAKFLFHRGITVRCTLNRETDYVVIRKVNTSRFMGLLSEARRNLRELINQRVRPPNSAIIQALILGDTKEIPPQIRDKFNATGVSHILAISGFHVGIVTIVSFYLFRSLLSISPYLLLRFDVKKISLTFAMLPVVVYTAIAGAKVTVIRASLMIILFILAAFLGRLRDIYNVLFMAALIILLVAPHSLFESSFQLSFVAVLSIVYLTNRIMAFIPIPTQNSESPRVVQRMVHSGRTFLSVTIAATLGTMPLLLYHFQRLPLVGIPANLVVVPILGLITVPLCLFVLFTYPFSTSLASIFLDLAAWFVDKSLLLVDFFSALPSASLFIPPPKLVDVILLYIVIIGFTKTMDLYKEGNTSKMRCRFALLLTILFIAIFVFHYTNPLLKTNRNGSLRITVLDVGQGNSVLITTPEGKHILLDGGGYHKSHFDIGRSVVVPYLLHSGITSLDVVALSHPHPDHYGGLLYVVENFPVKEFWYNGDEVDDEMFHILKTTVVKKKLYVRILKEQRTFFEFGGISIRVLNPSADSDEGTINDRALVFQLLFKDCSVFLPSDISQEVEKRIVYEHPDIRASVLVVSHHGSHHATSDELLKTLKPKIAIISTGRDNPFGFPHVETLTRLAERGVRVLRTDLHGAVTITSDGSGVDVETYKKEVE; from the coding sequence ATGGAAACACCTCTTATATTTCCCCTAATTTCGCTTATAGGTGGAATCGTTTTATCGTTTAAGTCGCAAATCGAGTTTTCTGTTATAGTTGGTGCGCTTTTTGCCTCATTCCTTGTCATTTTGTTAAGTCGTTATTTGAATCGGCCGCTTCTTTCCCTACTTTCTGTTTTTGCTGGGTTTTTTTTCTTAGGACTGCTTACCTATCACCTCCACTTTTACAGCGAAGTACCGGCCAATCATGTAGTTAATTTCGTAAGTAATGAAAAGATTGCTCTGGAAGGTGTTGTAAGTGAAATCCCTTTATTCACCTCCGAAAGAACAGAATTCGTGCTCAGTGCCAGTTATATTTACAACCAAAATGGTCAGCCCATGCCCGTTCAGGGAAAAGTCTTCGCTGTGGGCCCACCAAATATGTCCGTGGATTACGGTCATTACGTGCATCTGAAGACCCGTCTTAGAAAGCCGACAAACTTTGAAAACCCAGGGCGTTTCGATTACGCAAAGTTTCTGTTTCACCGGGGGATAACTGTTCGTTGCACGTTAAATAGGGAAACGGATTATGTTGTTATCCGAAAGGTAAACACCAGTCGCTTTATGGGGCTTCTTTCCGAAGCTAGGAGAAATTTAAGAGAACTCATAAATCAGAGAGTGAGGCCGCCAAACTCTGCCATTATCCAGGCTCTCATCCTTGGAGATACAAAGGAAATTCCCCCGCAAATAAGAGATAAGTTTAATGCCACAGGGGTGTCCCACATCCTTGCCATATCAGGTTTCCACGTAGGAATTGTTACCATAGTATCATTTTATCTGTTTCGTAGTCTGCTCAGTATATCCCCGTATCTCCTGTTGCGTTTTGATGTGAAGAAAATCTCTTTGACGTTTGCTATGCTTCCCGTTGTTGTGTACACTGCTATTGCCGGTGCTAAAGTCACCGTTATCCGGGCATCTTTAATGATAATCCTCTTCATTCTTGCTGCATTTCTGGGAAGGCTAAGAGACATTTACAATGTTCTTTTTATGGCTGCTCTTATCATTCTGCTTGTGGCACCGCATTCACTTTTTGAATCATCTTTTCAGCTCTCCTTCGTGGCTGTGTTATCCATTGTATATCTGACAAACCGCATAATGGCATTCATTCCCATTCCTACGCAAAATAGTGAATCTCCCAGGGTCGTCCAAAGAATGGTACATTCCGGGCGAACCTTTCTTTCCGTAACGATTGCTGCTACACTGGGAACGATGCCTCTTTTACTCTATCACTTCCAGAGACTTCCCCTTGTGGGTATACCTGCAAATTTAGTTGTTGTTCCCATCCTGGGTCTCATCACAGTTCCTCTGTGTTTGTTTGTTCTTTTTACGTATCCCTTTTCCACCTCCTTAGCTTCCATCTTTCTTGATCTTGCGGCATGGTTTGTGGATAAATCACTGTTACTTGTCGATTTTTTTAGCGCACTGCCATCTGCTTCCCTCTTCATTCCGCCGCCTAAATTGGTGGATGTAATTCTTCTGTACATAGTGATAATCGGTTTCACTAAAACAATGGATCTTTACAAAGAGGGAAACACCTCAAAAATGCGGTGTAGATTTGCGCTTTTATTGACTATTCTTTTTATTGCAATCTTTGTTTTCCACTATACGAATCCTCTTTTAAAAACAAACAGGAATGGTTCTCTCCGTATAACTGTTCTAGATGTAGGGCAGGGAAACTCAGTTTTAATTACCACACCAGAAGGCAAACACATTCTGCTTGACGGTGGAGGATACCATAAAAGTCACTTCGACATAGGGAGGTCTGTTGTTGTGCCTTACTTGCTCCACAGTGGGATTACAAGTCTTGACGTCGTTGCCCTTAGCCATCCTCATCCCGATCACTATGGGGGACTTTTATACGTTGTGGAAAATTTTCCTGTAAAAGAATTCTGGTACAACGGTGATGAAGTTGACGACGAGATGTTTCACATTCTGAAGACAACAGTTGTAAAGAAAAAGCTTTACGTTCGAATATTGAAAGAGCAAAGAACATTTTTTGAATTTGGTGGTATTTCCATTAGGGTGCTAAACCCTTCTGCAGACTCTGATGAAGGAACAATCAATGATCGAGCATTGGTTTTTCAACTGTTGTTCAAGGATTGCTCTGTTTTTCTTCCGTCGGACATATCTCAGGAAGTTGAGAAAAGGATAGTTTATGAACATCCAGATATCAGGGCATCTGTGCTTGTGGTTTCCCATCACGGCAGTCATCATGCCACGTCTGATGAACTGTTGAAGACTTTGAAGCCAAAAATAGCGATCATTTCTACGGGCAGAGATAATCCTTTCGGTTTCCCTCACGTTGAAACTCTCACACGTCTTGCCGAAAGAGGAGTAAGGGTGTTAAGAACTGATTTACATGGAGCTGTAACAATTACTTCCGATGGTTCAGGTGTAGATGTGGAAACTTACAAGAAAGAAGTAGAGTGA
- a CDS encoding ABC transporter substrate-binding protein, giving the protein MKGKKWVGVLLCACVIILGYLSPAISGPGSIKVGAAINLTGPASTWGQYHAKGIQDYFRYVNEVKNGVGGRKIEMILVDTAYKVPEAIAAVKKFAVQDNVHMIATWGAGEGLAAKPIIQEYRIPTINFSTSWELLEKPIDYMYLPFGHYKMDCYAILDYIKAIHKGSEPPKVGLLTFNNAYGRSIHQPSLEYAKKIKVNIVAVEEFPPRAVDLTTELLRLKNNGVEYVFMQMLPSAIITAFKSADKIQYNPMFFGTWTSTDPDFFKMGKGLIRDRLIIQFPGGLPSDNTPGIKLMEQLWKRYGTVKSFDAAYWEGVVVAMIMERAFTRALEMYKDITRETINRAMENFRNEDFGGLVPKVTYTPNDHSASFKARIVKVNEDGTFVPLTEFFTPGKDKIKLLKKK; this is encoded by the coding sequence ATGAAAGGCAAAAAATGGGTGGGAGTTTTACTATGTGCGTGTGTTATTATTTTAGGATACCTGTCACCTGCCATTTCCGGACCAGGTAGCATTAAAGTGGGAGCTGCAATAAATCTGACTGGTCCTGCCTCCACCTGGGGTCAATACCATGCAAAAGGTATACAGGATTACTTCCGATATGTTAACGAAGTTAAAAATGGAGTAGGTGGGAGAAAAATCGAAATGATCCTTGTTGACACAGCATACAAGGTGCCAGAAGCAATTGCCGCGGTAAAAAAATTTGCCGTACAGGACAACGTACACATGATTGCCACCTGGGGAGCCGGCGAGGGATTGGCTGCAAAACCCATTATCCAAGAGTACCGCATTCCCACAATTAACTTCTCAACAAGCTGGGAACTTCTGGAAAAACCTATAGATTACATGTATTTACCTTTTGGACACTACAAGATGGATTGCTACGCCATTCTGGATTATATAAAAGCCATCCACAAGGGTAGTGAACCTCCAAAGGTAGGCTTGCTCACCTTTAATAATGCCTATGGTAGATCCATTCACCAACCCAGTTTGGAGTACGCAAAAAAGATCAAAGTGAATATAGTGGCCGTCGAAGAATTCCCTCCCCGGGCAGTTGACCTGACTACTGAACTCCTCCGTCTTAAAAATAATGGTGTGGAGTACGTATTCATGCAGATGCTACCTTCCGCCATTATAACAGCATTCAAAAGTGCCGACAAAATCCAATACAATCCCATGTTTTTTGGGACGTGGACATCAACAGATCCCGATTTCTTCAAAATGGGCAAAGGGCTTATAAGGGATAGACTGATTATTCAGTTCCCTGGAGGATTACCCTCGGACAACACTCCGGGAATAAAATTAATGGAACAGTTATGGAAACGCTATGGAACCGTCAAGTCATTCGATGCAGCCTACTGGGAAGGTGTTGTAGTAGCGATGATAATGGAGAGGGCTTTTACGCGCGCGCTGGAGATGTACAAGGACATAACCAGAGAGACCATCAACAGAGCAATGGAGAATTTCAGAAACGAGGATTTCGGTGGGTTAGTGCCTAAAGTTACGTATACTCCAAATGACCATAGTGCATCCTTTAAGGCGCGCATCGTTAAAGTTAACGAAGACGGAACATTTGTTCCACTTACAGAATTCTTTACACCCGGCAAAGATAAGATAAAACTTTTGAAGAAGAAATGA
- a CDS encoding ABC transporter ATP-binding protein, translated as MKTFRGEPSILKNRNPEDRQAELSVQNLSLSFGGVRALINVSIEVHTGEIFAVIGPNGAGKTSLMNCITGFYKPQEGRIVFNGKDITGLNPHKLVKLGIGRTFQNIELFPRISVISNLMLARHIHTRYPFLKALLFSRSVREEEVSHRRILEELIDFLEIQAIRKKPVGSLPYGMMKRVELGRALALEPKLLVLDEPFAGMTFEEKEDMVRFIKEINEAWGQTIILVEHDMSIVMSISHRIAVLNFGEKIAEGLPEEVRNNQEVIRAYLG; from the coding sequence ATGAAAACTTTCAGAGGAGAACCAAGCATATTAAAGAATAGAAATCCGGAAGATCGGCAGGCTGAACTTTCAGTTCAGAACCTCTCTCTATCATTTGGTGGTGTAAGGGCGCTCATAAACGTAAGCATTGAGGTCCATACAGGCGAGATATTTGCCGTGATAGGACCAAACGGTGCAGGCAAAACTAGTCTTATGAACTGCATCACCGGTTTCTACAAACCTCAGGAGGGAAGGATTGTATTTAATGGTAAGGATATTACGGGGCTCAACCCCCATAAACTGGTAAAGTTGGGTATAGGAAGAACTTTTCAAAATATAGAGCTCTTCCCACGTATCTCGGTCATTTCCAATCTGATGCTGGCAAGACATATCCACACACGTTATCCTTTTCTAAAGGCCCTCCTCTTCTCCCGGTCAGTCCGCGAGGAGGAAGTCAGTCACAGACGCATCCTGGAGGAGCTCATAGATTTTCTAGAAATTCAGGCGATCCGCAAAAAACCTGTAGGTTCCCTCCCATACGGTATGATGAAAAGAGTGGAACTGGGAAGGGCATTGGCACTTGAACCAAAACTCCTCGTTCTTGATGAACCCTTTGCGGGTATGACCTTTGAGGAAAAAGAAGACATGGTCCGTTTCATAAAAGAGATCAACGAAGCCTGGGGACAGACAATTATCCTTGTGGAACACGACATGTCCATAGTCATGAGCATTTCCCATCGTATTGCCGTGCTCAACTTCGGTGAGAAAATAGCGGAAGGACTTCCTGAAGAGGTAAGAAATAATCAGGAGGTGATCCGTGCATACCTTGGATAA
- a CDS encoding AMP-binding protein, whose protein sequence is MHTLDKPPVTIPQMLIYQAHHLDDKVYAIREKAYGIWQTYTWRDYLEYTKKTALGLKRLGVNRGDIVAIVTDNIPEWLFTEIGAQSIGCTTINLFTSSIPEELCFSLNRVEATCVVVQNQEQADKMLEIRNKTPHVRKVVVVDTTGMRDYWQDPWFIPFREVLKIGERADSETPEEFYKEVRRGKADDIAVMIQTSGTTGVSKQAMLTHRGLLAMGRKWKEALNLEPGENWLSMSPPAWIVDQMWGLGVALVCGMTMNFPETPETISEDFREIGPAVIVTSSRFWEDMASRIRVKMSDAGYIKRKLFTWAELIGRRVIDYRFNGSDIPLHYKVLHRFSSFVIYKPLLDRIGCLRLRAALTGGHPISPDVIKFFQAIGLNLKQCYGLTEGGGIFQVQPDNEVKLETVGKPLPGVTVRLSPEQEVQVKSDTLFAGYYKDYRATEAAFTEDGFLRTGDAGYIDQNGHLIIIGRKEDIIRDKRGNAFSPDFIETRLKFSPYIKEAVVFGEGRPYITALINIDMENVGNWAEERLIPFTTYMDLTQREEVEELIKAEVKSINNQLPEVMRIKKFILLFKLLDADDEELTRTGKVRRRFIYGVYIDLIEAMYRPGTEKVKFTGKIRYRDGRVGEVSTTVRIIDVDTSEGR, encoded by the coding sequence GTGCATACCTTGGATAAACCACCCGTCACGATTCCGCAGATGCTAATCTATCAAGCTCACCACTTAGATGACAAAGTATATGCTATTCGAGAAAAGGCATATGGGATCTGGCAAACCTATACGTGGCGGGATTACCTGGAGTACACAAAAAAAACTGCGCTTGGTTTGAAGAGACTGGGTGTAAACCGAGGGGATATTGTAGCCATTGTAACAGACAATATCCCCGAATGGTTATTCACAGAAATTGGGGCACAATCAATAGGTTGTACCACCATCAATTTGTTCACCTCCTCCATCCCTGAGGAACTCTGCTTTTCTTTGAACAGAGTAGAAGCAACCTGTGTAGTCGTTCAGAATCAAGAACAAGCAGATAAAATGCTAGAGATCAGGAACAAAACCCCTCATGTCCGCAAAGTTGTTGTAGTGGATACGACGGGCATGAGGGATTATTGGCAGGATCCCTGGTTTATACCCTTCAGGGAAGTATTGAAGATCGGGGAAAGAGCCGACTCGGAGACACCTGAGGAATTCTACAAAGAGGTAAGAAGAGGAAAGGCAGACGATATAGCGGTAATGATTCAAACGTCGGGTACTACAGGTGTTTCTAAACAGGCAATGCTCACTCATAGGGGCTTGCTCGCTATGGGGCGGAAATGGAAGGAAGCATTGAACTTGGAACCTGGTGAAAACTGGCTTTCCATGTCACCACCGGCCTGGATAGTGGATCAGATGTGGGGGTTAGGTGTGGCGTTGGTGTGCGGTATGACCATGAATTTTCCAGAAACGCCGGAAACTATAAGTGAGGATTTCAGAGAGATAGGGCCTGCCGTCATAGTCACTTCCTCTCGATTCTGGGAAGACATGGCCTCTAGAATCCGGGTAAAAATGAGCGATGCCGGTTACATAAAGAGAAAACTCTTCACATGGGCAGAGCTTATAGGGCGTAGGGTTATAGATTACCGCTTTAACGGCAGCGATATCCCTCTTCATTACAAAGTTCTCCACAGGTTCTCGTCTTTTGTGATCTACAAACCTTTGCTTGACCGCATAGGTTGCCTTCGCTTGAGGGCAGCTCTTACAGGAGGACACCCTATAAGTCCCGACGTAATCAAGTTCTTCCAGGCCATCGGCCTTAATCTAAAACAGTGTTACGGTCTCACAGAAGGTGGGGGAATATTCCAGGTTCAACCTGACAACGAGGTAAAACTGGAAACTGTTGGCAAACCACTACCGGGAGTAACCGTTCGCCTATCACCCGAGCAGGAAGTTCAAGTTAAAAGTGACACGCTCTTTGCAGGATACTACAAAGATTACAGGGCAACAGAGGCAGCTTTTACAGAGGACGGTTTTTTGCGCACAGGTGATGCGGGCTACATAGATCAGAACGGCCATCTCATAATAATCGGAAGAAAAGAGGACATTATTAGGGATAAAAGGGGGAATGCGTTTTCGCCTGATTTTATAGAAACCCGTTTAAAATTCAGTCCTTACATAAAAGAAGCGGTTGTCTTTGGGGAGGGAAGACCGTACATAACAGCCCTAATAAATATAGATATGGAGAATGTTGGAAACTGGGCTGAAGAACGTCTTATACCATTTACCACATATATGGATCTCACGCAGCGAGAAGAGGTGGAAGAGTTGATAAAAGCAGAGGTAAAGTCAATTAATAATCAGTTGCCAGAGGTCATGCGTATTAAAAAGTTCATACTCCTCTTCAAACTTTTGGACGCCGATGATGAAGAGTTGACCCGTACTGGCAAAGTGAGGAGACGTTTCATCTACGGTGTTTACATAGACCTAATAGAGGCAATGTATCGCCCAGGAACGGAAAAGGTAAAGTTCACCGGAAAGATCCGCTATCGGGACGGAAGGGTAGGTGAGGTAAGT